A single window of Solea solea chromosome 9, fSolSol10.1, whole genome shotgun sequence DNA harbors:
- the LOC131466264 gene encoding N-acetyllactosaminide beta-1,3-N-acetylglucosaminyltransferase 3-like isoform X2, which yields MKRIRCRTFWLAVSLGVLVLNLGRNYSDQTKNLHKWEHINKRIYNDERQEQDSQIKQEPPSHYVFPWPKCQENTSAANVTDFSSLPRRIKDFLYYRHCRHFPMLLNVPDKCGGANKSADVFLLLVIKSSPGNYERREVLRKTWAKERLHNGKKIHRVFISGTTDTGFEKLRQNKLLEMEHREYNDILQWDFVDTFLNLTLKQILFLEWMERNCPNARFLLNGDDDVFANTDNMVEYLQSLKDNDGSKHLFAGSLMSGDPIRNPNSKYYVPVQVEINSFPIYCSGGGFLLSGYTAMVIYKMSQSIPILPIDDVYMGMCLAKAGLKPSNHIGVKTFGVNIPSTKLDQYDPCYYKDMLLVHRFLPQATFLMWQRIHDSKLKC from the coding sequence ATGAAGAGAATCCGATGTAGAACTTTCTGGCTGGCAGTCAGTCTTGGTGTGTTGGTCCTCAATCTCGGAAGGAATTATAGTGACCAAACAAAGAACCTTCACAAATGGGAACACATAAACAAACGCATTTATAATGATGAGAGACAAGAGCAGGACAGTCAAATTAAACAAGAACCTCCAAGCCATTATGTCTTCCCCTGGCCAAAATGTCAAGAAAATACATCTGCTGCGAACGTCACAGATTTCAGCTCTCTTCCTCGTCGTATAAAAGACTTTCTGTACTATCGACACTGTCGGCATTTCCCCATGCTACTGAACGTTCCAGACAAATGTGGAGGAGCAAATAAATCTGCAGATGTCTTCCTCCTTCTTGTCATTAAGAGCTCCCCCGGAAACTACGAACGCAGAGAGGTACTGCGCAAAACCTGGGCTAAAGAGAGGCTACACAATGGTAAGAAGATCCACAGGGTCTTCATCTCAGGAACAACTGATACTGGTTTTGAAAAACTGAGACAGAACAAACTACTTGAAATGGAGCATCGTGAGTACAATGACATTCTCCAATGGGACTTTGTGGACACATTCCTCAACCTCACACTGAAGCAGATACTCTTCCTCGAATGGATGGAGAGGAACTGTCCAAATGCTCGCTTCTTGCTGAacggtgatgatgatgtttttgccAACACAGACAACATGGTGGAGTATCTCCAAAGCCTCAAGGACAATGATGGAAGCAAACACCTCTTTGCCGGCTCTTTAATGAGTGGCGACCCCATCAGAAACCCAAATAGCAAATATTATGTTCCTGTTCAAGTCGAGATAAATTCATTCCCTATTTATTGTAGTGGTGGGGGCTTCCTCCTGTCTGGCTATACAGCTATGGTCATATACAAGATGTCTCAGTCCATTCCCATTCTTCCCATTGATGATGTTTACATGGGGATGTGCCTGGCCAAAGCAGGACTTAAGCCTTCTAACCATATAGGTGTGAAGACATTTGGAGTAAATATTCCCTCAACTAAACTGGATCAATATGACCCTTGCTATTATAAAGACATGTTATTGGTGCACAGATTCCTTCCACAAGCCACATTTCTTATGTGGCAAAGAATACATGACTCCAAactgaaatgttaa
- the LOC131466264 gene encoding N-acetyllactosaminide beta-1,3-N-acetylglucosaminyltransferase 3-like isoform X1 has product MQGRRIAATGPRRDSRMAWWIRLKRVSRMKRIRCRTFWLAVSLGVLVLNLGRNYSDQTKNLHKWEHINKRIYNDERQEQDSQIKQEPPSHYVFPWPKCQENTSAANVTDFSSLPRRIKDFLYYRHCRHFPMLLNVPDKCGGANKSADVFLLLVIKSSPGNYERREVLRKTWAKERLHNGKKIHRVFISGTTDTGFEKLRQNKLLEMEHREYNDILQWDFVDTFLNLTLKQILFLEWMERNCPNARFLLNGDDDVFANTDNMVEYLQSLKDNDGSKHLFAGSLMSGDPIRNPNSKYYVPVQVEINSFPIYCSGGGFLLSGYTAMVIYKMSQSIPILPIDDVYMGMCLAKAGLKPSNHIGVKTFGVNIPSTKLDQYDPCYYKDMLLVHRFLPQATFLMWQRIHDSKLKC; this is encoded by the exons ATGCAGGGCAGACGTATTGCGGCAACCGGACCTCGTAGAGACTCACGGATGGCGTGGTGGATTCGGTTGAAAAG agtTTCAAGGATGAAGAGAATCCGATGTAGAACTTTCTGGCTGGCAGTCAGTCTTGGTGTGTTGGTCCTCAATCTCGGAAGGAATTATAGTGACCAAACAAAGAACCTTCACAAATGGGAACACATAAACAAACGCATTTATAATGATGAGAGACAAGAGCAGGACAGTCAAATTAAACAAGAACCTCCAAGCCATTATGTCTTCCCCTGGCCAAAATGTCAAGAAAATACATCTGCTGCGAACGTCACAGATTTCAGCTCTCTTCCTCGTCGTATAAAAGACTTTCTGTACTATCGACACTGTCGGCATTTCCCCATGCTACTGAACGTTCCAGACAAATGTGGAGGAGCAAATAAATCTGCAGATGTCTTCCTCCTTCTTGTCATTAAGAGCTCCCCCGGAAACTACGAACGCAGAGAGGTACTGCGCAAAACCTGGGCTAAAGAGAGGCTACACAATGGTAAGAAGATCCACAGGGTCTTCATCTCAGGAACAACTGATACTGGTTTTGAAAAACTGAGACAGAACAAACTACTTGAAATGGAGCATCGTGAGTACAATGACATTCTCCAATGGGACTTTGTGGACACATTCCTCAACCTCACACTGAAGCAGATACTCTTCCTCGAATGGATGGAGAGGAACTGTCCAAATGCTCGCTTCTTGCTGAacggtgatgatgatgtttttgccAACACAGACAACATGGTGGAGTATCTCCAAAGCCTCAAGGACAATGATGGAAGCAAACACCTCTTTGCCGGCTCTTTAATGAGTGGCGACCCCATCAGAAACCCAAATAGCAAATATTATGTTCCTGTTCAAGTCGAGATAAATTCATTCCCTATTTATTGTAGTGGTGGGGGCTTCCTCCTGTCTGGCTATACAGCTATGGTCATATACAAGATGTCTCAGTCCATTCCCATTCTTCCCATTGATGATGTTTACATGGGGATGTGCCTGGCCAAAGCAGGACTTAAGCCTTCTAACCATATAGGTGTGAAGACATTTGGAGTAAATATTCCCTCAACTAAACTGGATCAATATGACCCTTGCTATTATAAAGACATGTTATTGGTGCACAGATTCCTTCCACAAGCCACATTTCTTATGTGGCAAAGAATACATGACTCCAAactgaaatgttaa